The following proteins come from a genomic window of Malus sylvestris chromosome 4, drMalSylv7.2, whole genome shotgun sequence:
- the LOC126617999 gene encoding phospholipase A1-IIgamma-like has translation MDTIATRWRLLGGETDWEGLLDPLDIDLRRCILHYGERVAAIGDSFISDPRSKNCGLPRYTTTHLFSKVGLENSNPYKYTVNKYIYAATEVLPGKSIWLGYVAVTTDEGKEVLGRRDILVTWRGTELDAEWGVDLLFDLVSASDILGDKYDPKVHHGFHSYYNSADPESPYSKTSCRAQVLTAIKEVVDQYKDEEISITVCGHSMGGAFAILNATDIVCNGYNKPTDRPDKACLVTSIVFASPRLGDQGFHDVFSSLKNLHVLRVTNSYDIVPHLPPLEKYVDVGKELKIDTLKSPYLKNAKKDAHRLEIYLHGVAGTQGRNGFQLVINRDIALVNKKLDGLKDEYNVIVKWWTEKNKSMVQMDDGSWVLLDHEKDDV, from the exons ATGGATACCATAGCAACAAGGTGGAGGCTTCTTGGTGGCGAAACTGATTGGGAGGGTCTACTTGACCCTCTCGACATTGATCTCCGTCGCTGTATCCTTCACTATGGCGAAAGAGTTGCCGCCATTGGCGACTCCTTCATCAGTGATCCAAGATCGAAGAATTGTGGACTTCCCCGTTACACAACGACACATTTGTTCTCTAAGGTGGGTTTGGAGAATTCTAATCCGTACAAGTACACTgtgaataaatatatatatgcagcAACAGAAGTTTTACCCGGGAAATCGATCTGGTTAGGTTATGTGGCGGTGACAACGGATGAGGGAAAGGAGGTGTTAGGGAGGAGGGACATTTTGGTTACATGGAGAGGAACTGAACTGGATGCAGAGTGGGGTGTTGACTTACTGTTTGATTTAGTGTCAGCTTCTGACATTCTGGGAGACAAGTATGATCCTAAGGTGCACCATGGTTTTCATTCCTATTACAATTCTGCCGACCCTGAATCTCCATACAGTAAAACTAGTTGTAGAGCACag GTTTTGACTGCAATTAAAGAAGTGGTGGATCAATACAAGGATGAGGAAATCAGCATAACTGTTTGTGGCCACAGCATGGGCGGTGCATTTGCAATTTTAAATGCTACAGACATAGTTTGTAATGGGTACAACAAACCTACAGACCGTCCAGACAAAGCCTGTCTTGTTACATCCATTGTGTTTGCTAGCCCTCGTCTTGGAGATCAAGGTTTCCACGACGTATTCTCAAGTCTTAAAAATCTTCACGTTTTGCGAGTCACAAATAGCTACGATATAGTCCCTCATTTACCACCGTTAGAAAAGTATGTTGATGTCGGAAAAGAGCTGAAAATTGACACCCTCAAGTCGCCCTATTTGAAGAATGCAAAAAAAGACGCGCACCGTTTGGAGATTTACTTACATGGAGTTGCAGGAACACAAGGGCGAAATGGTTTTCAATTGGTAATCAACCGTGATATTGCATTAGTAAACAAAAAGTTGGATGGTCTAAAGGATGAATATAATGTAATTGTTAAATGGTGGACTGAAAAGAACAAGTCTATGGTTCAAATGGATGA